From one Perca flavescens isolate YP-PL-M2 chromosome 19, PFLA_1.0, whole genome shotgun sequence genomic stretch:
- the rbm4.2 gene encoding RNA-binding protein 4.1, which yields MVKIFIGNLACNTEPAELRELFEKYGEVSECDIVKNYGFVHMNNKSEAEEAIQNLHQYELHGWAMNVEMSKGRPKSTTKLHVSNLGEGVTTDVLRAKFEEFGTVVECDIVKDYAFIHMERMEDAMDAINKLDNTAYKGKLMSVQLSTSRLRTAPGMGDHTGCYVCGKHGHWSKDCRVSRNGSHGDGARGRSGRGPPRGPPGYGRGNYRMDSPPGADYMGSSAYSRSSYGGGMPPPPPRRLSGYSSELGDRYASRAPGSFAERSSAYDRERLYSSVDYYEKYRARPYGSSYFEDRRMSYLPPPPPPPSSLSKFSSIDPYDRRPLPPSSSAAAYYARDRSPIRRVPVSSAGYAYESTRLSPLSGSRSSHAPPRPKDRYAPY from the exons ATggtgaaaatatttattggtAACCTTGCCTGCAATACCGAACCGGCGGAGCTGCGTGAACTCTTCGAGAAGTATGGTGAAGTCTCAGAATGTGACATTGTCAAAAACTATGGTTTTGTACACATGAACAACAAATCTGAAGCCGAGGAGGCCATTCAAAACCTTCACCAGTACGAGTTGCATGGCTGGGCCATGAACGTGGAGATGAGCAAAGGGAGGCCCAAGTCCACCACCAAACTGCATGTCAGCAACCTTGGCGAAGGGGTCACCACAGATGTTCTGCGGGCCAAGTTTGAAGAGTTTGGCACTGTGGTGGAGTGTGACATAGTGAAGGATTATGCCTTTATTCACATGGAGCGAATGGAAGATGCCATGGATGCCATCAATAAGCTGGACAACACCGCCTACAAAG GCAAGCTGATGAGCGTACAGCTGTCCACCAGTCGGCTGCGCACTGCCCCCGGAATGGGAGATCATACCGGCTGCTATGTCTGCGGGAAACATGGTCACTGGTCGAAAGATTGTCGAGTCAGTCGGAACGGTAGCCACGGTGACGGCGCAAGAGGTCGCAGCGGCCGGGGCCCCCCACGTGGTCCCCCGGGTTATGGCAGGGGCAACTACAGGATGGACTCACCTCCAGGAGCTGATTACATGGGTAGCTCTGCGTATAGTCGGTCTAGTTACGGAGGTGGGATGCCGCCGCCTCCCCCTCGTAGGCTTAGCGGCTACAGCTCTGAGCTGGGGGATAGGTACGCTAGCAGAGCACCAGGCTCCTTTGCTGAGAGGTCATCAGCCTATGACCGTGAACGTCTCTATAGCAGTGTTGACTATTATGAGAAGTACAGAGCTCGCCCTTATGGCTCAAGCTATTTCGAGGATCGTCGCATGTCCtatctcccccctcccccacctcccccttcctccctctcaaAGTTCTCCAGTATAGATCCATATGATCGTCGGCCACTTCCTCCATCTTCATCGGCTGCCGCATACTATGCACGAGACCGCAGCCCAATCAGACGAGTACCAGTCTCCTCGGCTGGCTACGCCTATGAGTCAACACGGCTGTCCCCGTTGTCAGGCTCCAGGAGCTCCCACGCTCCTCCACGACCCAAGGATCGCTACGCGCCATACTAA